The genomic DNA AAAAACAGGAGCAAGGAAAAGGTGGCGCGCAATCAAGTACGGCGAGAAGGAGTGGGATAATTGGTTTTAAAAAGGGGGCAACTTCGGGGAAACCGCGCGACAGGGTCACTCATCGAGACACCCTCGGCTGTCAGAGGAAGACCGGTAACCCCAtgcggaaggaaaaagaTAAGCTTTATGCCTTCTCCCGTCGGCTTACAAAACTGTTGCGGCATCAGGCAGTGCAAAGGGGCCTGGCAATATCGCCGGATGGTTTCGTTGCTACTAGTGATATACTAAGACTGCCGGAGAATTCGAGGCAGGACAGGATTACGGAAGAAGATATCATCACAGTTGTACAGACTGACGCAAAAAAACgattttctcttcgctggcGAGTGCCTgacgaggcaggaaaagATGACCAATATGAAGAAGTACAGTTTTTAACGTCTACGGTAGGGCCAGTACCACAGAAGTACGCAGACGATGGTTCAGAGGGGAGATGCAGAAGGCAGCTTCTATGCGTGGGCAAATTAGAATCACCCTCTCCGGGTAATATTGCGGAAGTCGACCGGATCATGTTTGATGTCGGTGCCCCAACACCGTTCTCAATTTGTGGCAATTACTGTAGCAGTTGCTCTAGTAAACTCTTCCCGCCTCGGACTGACGGGGCTGTCCTGTGTATCAGGGCGAACCAGGGACATTCCATTGCTTGTATTGACAGTGAAAAACTGCTACGTCCAGTTCGCAGTGTGTTTGATCTTCCTTCCTGCTGCCTCCGAACAGGGGTCACTGGATTTGATTCGGAAGAAGTAGTAGCAACCGTTGTCCACGGAACTTACTGGAATCGTTGGGACAAGATACAAACTGAAGGCCTCTCTCGTATGTCAAGGAATCATATTCATTTTGCATGTGGGTTTTCgtcagagaaagacggagtTATTTCTGGAATGAGGGCAACCGTAGATGTGCTCATTTTTTTAGATGTGAAAAAAGCACTTGACGAGGGCCTAAAGCTGTTCGTCTCCTCGAACGACGTCGTCTTGTCGCCCGGAAATGAACATGGTATTATCGAGACACGCTTCTTCTCAAAAGTCGTCGACAAAACAACAGGGGAAATTCTTTTTCGTGGAGGTGACAACTGTGGCA from Neospora caninum Liverpool complete genome, chromosome VIII includes the following:
- a CDS encoding putative tRNA splicing 2' phosphotransferase 1 — its product is MNQKQEQGKGGAQSSTARRSGIIGFKKGATSGKPRDRVTHRDTLGCQRKTGNPMRKEKDKLYAFSRRLTKLLRHQAVQRGLAISPDGFVATSDILRLPENSRQDRITEEDIITVVQTDAKKRFSLRWRVPDEAGKDDQYEEVQFLTSTVGPVPQKYADDGSEGRCRRQLLCVGKLESPSPGNIAEVDRIMFDVGAPTPFSICGNYCSSCSSKLFPPRTDGAVLCIRANQGHSIACIDSEKLLRPVRSVFDLPSCCLRTGVTGFDSEEVVATVVHGTYWNRWDKIQTEGLSRMSRNHIHFACGFSSEKDGVISGMRATVDVLIFLDVKKALDEGLKLFVSSNDVVLSPGNEHGIIETRFFSKVVDKTTGEILFRGGDNCGSA